In Mytilus edulis chromosome 6, xbMytEdul2.2, whole genome shotgun sequence, the following proteins share a genomic window:
- the LOC139527959 gene encoding uncharacterized protein, producing MLYLSKRVNTLKQRVEEENLERRKTIWKEPDNHTLDDFPLLDEEDLRNITCGVYQLKLSTSYIQEHLEGNCQILIHKEDEHLIRVKLQSRHVSSKTYILWIEYTSAEITAWYCKCRAGARVVGVCAHIASILWYLGYARHNQDISYGVQNWGAYLEDAASIPQAVDESDSEESVVEK from the coding sequence ATGCTCTATCTGTCGAAAAGAGTAAATACACTGAAACAGAGGGTAGAAGAAGAAAATTTGGAGAGGCGTAAGACAATTTGGAAAGAGCCAGATAATCATACTTTAGACGATTTTCCTCTTCTTGATGAAGAAGATCTGAGAAACATAACGTGCGGTGTCTATCAACTAAAACTTAGCACAAGCTACATTCAGGAACACTTAGAAGGCAATTGTCAAATTCTTATACATAAAGAGGATGAACATTTGATACGCGTGAAACTTCAGAGCCGTCATGTTTCTTCAAAAACCTACATCTTGTGGATAGAATACACATCTGCTGAAATTACCGCATGGTACTGTAAATGCAGAGCAGGAGCACGTGTTGTGGGAGTATGTGCCCATATTGCATCAATACTCTGGTATCTTGGTTATGCAAGGCATAATCAGGATATATCTTATGGAGTCCAGAATTGGGGAGCATATCTAGAAGATGCAGCATCAATTCCACAAGCCGTAGACGAAAGTGACAGTGAGGAGAGTGTTGTTGAAAAATAG